A window of Rhinatrema bivittatum chromosome 2, aRhiBiv1.1, whole genome shotgun sequence contains these coding sequences:
- the LOC115084259 gene encoding sterile alpha motif domain-containing protein 9-like isoform X2, protein MNTTTELPETMDDWTKEHVKYWVTKNVKLDDKYGEILYIQEITGSVLKTLTKKDLIDMGFKHGPALTIIQKLRELNKFPHDCTSETAGPLEKPKKLEEKTEKEVVVNKKQGRKKNKKTEIAINSTLNVKVLEPSKATGKFAQEDVDQVDVLNCDTKQLLENSQLNPSCMPYPFDKFHDCKRYLEHHIICLPESGPMNLIDPVHEFKLFTNTQNATEEDMKMKFCNEVFRFAAACMNSRSNGTIHLGVKDKPHGEIIGVQHNNKVVFIDWFHQMMKQYFKPDDHNAAQNCIRPPRFIDVLHQNNTLSGKFVIEVDVVPQYSFCKSILFSTYQQTFTDKGWKKSIELSCFIRDGASSKDILANVRKKDSEYKSFLANLASLDDSRKTAEEKQSEKSKRGNEGSRLVSLLTGNKDTLDDSYYNYNILIANKSHECQIKHLEFLKEIQWFAVLEFDPDSMSNGVCKSYSKNRAANLHFPDQYKDIDKSTFEKIENLNLFKQTSWIFCNGRSDLNSSEYHPLSPKLWHRERAGTVRKLISFLSREDIMPRGKFLVVFLLLSIVEDPGDPILETFCTFYQEMKGTDDILCICEGSSSTVLQKKDEDFMTALEILCENECQHTEIEKDTTTFDKFKKCQEEHFYRGGKVSWWNFYFSSKNYSGPFIKRDRYEKLEILIKSLSQSPKQTCVKIITLYHHPGCGGTTLAMHVLWELRKTFRCAILKNKTVDFVEIGRQVTNLITYGSAKQQDYLPVLLLVDDFEEEENVYILQNSIQATVAEKYIRHECPLVIILNCLRSQNPERSSKEHSTDSVALMHSLSPKEQRSFEEKLKEIEEQHQQPEDFYSFMIMKSNFDKEYIENVVRNILKGLSSTSKQAQFISFLALLNSFVKDSTISVSQSEEFLGITAKRTFWGREYLEDKMGTYSTIIIRTEVEEYGRYTGVRIIHPLIANQCLEELKTTNHLHKSEIMLNFLGTNLFYDIGIGRDRLVQDMQSMLYSRCRKEHGDKTNTLFSPLIEAIQKEEGNAEVKSVLSEGTVRFNQNPFICQALARHLYIKEKDFSLALDWAKKAKQIAPDNSFVSDTLGQIYKTQLKFWLDENTKRNAVTVEELKFLLDISICASKAFKECQEQSERKGTERVDCLYQKSKRKYDIYNTAGYLGEIEVCLYTVDILELVPCFIKNDELSKKQLLQYLSGKGDIPRSTQDRNDEEFYVAISDYNYYLSNIKLCLKKAFDFFEDYFVHLKLRNFLKETMELNIRGKVLKCFRRYTNLFCPSDLKQLREKSTECKLSLQLQLEQYRIALEADKADRFSGLLEYLNYEKGAAKIEDIAYAYSFLTKNQCSTNKKEKLNFILANIVLSCIKPKSELICPIKTLKLRLREVLQEVGPNYQNPEPYFLASLLFWTHSLNQLDQDFKNMEKYVTSMRNSFRGKYGYMCHSKQPIAHFYLGRKEGLDKLIHKSKIDQCFSQRSVTDLNSFWLNGDVWKEKQVRVLLLRLEGRTENDFVYMECGIDERIKIPIRPVYLGQLRSGKSIERVSFYLGFSFGGLIAYDIESI, encoded by the exons atgaatactaCAACAGAGTTACCTGAAACTATGGATGACTGGACCAAAGAACATGTGAAATATTGGGTAACCAAGAATGTAAAGCTAGATGATAAATATGGAGAAATCCTGTACATTCAAGAAATAACAGGCTCAGTACTAAAAACCTTAACTAAAAAAGATCTTATAGACATGGGCTTTAAACATGGACCTGCTCTTACTATTATACAGAAGCTTAGAGAACTTAATAAATTTCCACATGATTGCACAAGTGAAACTGCTGGGCCATTAGAAAAACCAAAGAAGCtagaagaaaaaacagaaaaggaagtTGTAGTAAATAAAAAGCAAGGCagaaagaagaataaaaaaacagAGATTGCTATTAACAGTACATTAAATGTAAAAGTGCTTGAACCATCAAAGGCCACTGGAAAGTTTGCTCAAGAAGATGTTGATCAAGTAGATGTTCTAAACTGTGACACCAAACAACTTTTAGAAAACAGTCAATTAAATCCATCATGTATGCCATATCCATTTGATAAGTTTCATGACTGCAAACGATATTTAGAACATCATATTATATGTCTTCCTGAATCAGGGCCAATGAATCTTATTGATCCAGTGCATGAGTTTAAACTTTTCACAAACACTCAGAATGCCACAGAAGAAGATATGAAGATGAAATTTTGCAATGAGGTCTTCAGATTTGCAGCAGCATGTATGAACTCCCGTAGCAATGGTACTATTCATTTAGGAGTAAAGGACAAACCACATGGTGAAATTATAGGTGTACAGCATAATAATAAAGTTGTGTTTATTGACTGGTTCCATCAAATGATGAAGCAGTACTTTAAACCAGATGACCACAATGCAGCACAAAATTGTATTCGACCACCAAGATTTATAGATGTATTGCATCAGAATAACACTCTCTCTGGTAAATTTGTCATTGAAGTAGATGTGGTTCCACAGTACTCCTTCTGTAAGTCAATATTATTCTCCACATATCAACAAACCTTTACAGACAAAGGATGGAAGAAGAGCATAGAACTTTCTTGCTTTATTCGAGATGGCGCAAGCTCTAAAGACATCCTTGCTAATGTCAGAAAAAAAGATAGTGAGTACAAATCATTTCTCGCAAACCTGGCATCATTAGATGATTCTCGAAAAACtgcagaagaaaaacaaagtgAAAAATCAAAAAGAGGAAATGAGGGTTCAAGACTTGTTAGCCTACTCACAGGTAACAAAGACACACTAGATGATTCTTACTATAACTATAATATCTTAATAGCTAACAAGTCTCATGAATGTCAAATAAAGCATCTTGAATTTCTGAAAGAAATACAATGGTTTGCTGTACTTGAATTTGATCCTGACTCAATGAGCAATGGTGTGTGCAAGTCTTACAGCAAAAATCGAGCAGCGAATCTTCATTTTCCTGATCAATATAAAGACATTGATAAATCAACCTTTGAAAAAATTGAGAACCTAAATCTCTTTAAACAAACCAGCTGGATTTTCTGCAATGGTAGGTCAGACCTTAATAGTTCAGAGTATCATCCTCTCTCACCTAAATTGTGGCACAGAGAAAGAGCTGGCACAGTACGGAAACTGATCTCTTTTCTTTCACGAGAAGACATAATGCCAAGAGGGAAATTTTTAGTAGTGTTTTTGCTGTTGTCCATAGTAGAAGATCCAGGAGATCCCATTCTTGAAACATTCTGTACTTTTTATCAAGAAATGAAAGGAACTGATGACATACTATGCATTTGTGAAG GTTCCTCCTCTACAGTTCTGCAAAAGAAAGATGAAGACTTCATGACAGCTCTAGAAATTCTCTGTGAGAATGAATGTCAGCACACAGAGATAGAAAAGGATACAACTACGTTTGATAAATTCAAGAAATGTCAAGAAGAACATTTTTATCGAGGTGGTAAAGTATCATGGtggaacttttatttttcttccaaaaaTTATTCTGGACCCTTTATTAAAAGAGACAGATATGAAAAACTTGAAATTCTGATTAAATCATTGTCTCAAAGTCCCAAGCAAACATGTGTAAAAATAATCACTCTGTATCATCATCCCGGTTGTGGAGGCACTACTTTAGCTATGCATGTCCTCTGGGAGTTAAGAAAAACATTTAGATGTgcaattctaaaaaacaaaacagttgatTTTGTAGAAATTGGAAGACAGGTTACCAATTTAATCACTTATGGATCAGCAAAGCAGCAAGATTACTTGCCTGTATTACTTCTTGTGGATGATtttgaagaagaagaaaatgtcTACATTTTGCAAAATTCCATTCAGGCAACCGTAGCTGAAAAATATATTAGGCATGAATGTCCATTAGTGATCATTCTGAACTGTTTAAGATCCCAGAATCCTGAGAGAAGCTCAAAAGAACATTCTACTGATAGTGTTGCCCTGATGCACTCTCTGTCTCCCAAGGAACAAAGGTCTTTTGAAGAAAAGCTTAAAGAAATTGAAGAGCAGCATCAACAGCCTGAAGATTTTTATTCCTTTATGATCATGAAAAGTAATTTTGATAAAGAGTATATAGAAAATGTAGTTAGAAACATACTAAAGGGTTTGAGTAGTACTAGTAAGCAAGCACAATTTATTTCTTTCCTAGCATTATTAAACTCTTTCGTTAAAGATTCCACTATTTCTGTTTCACAGAGTGAGGAATTTCTAGGAATAACTGCTAAAAGAACTTTCTGGGGTAGAGAATACTTAGAAGACAAGATGGGAACCTATTCTACCATTATTATACGCACTGAAGTAGAAGAATATGGCAGGTACACGGGTGTACGTATAATTCATCCACTGATAGCTAATCAGTGTCTTGAAGAACTGAAAACCACTAATCATTTGCATAAAAGTGAAATTATGCTAAACTTTTTAGGGACAAATTTATTTTATGATATTGGAATAGGAAGGGACAGACTTGTACAAGATATGCAAAGTATGCTGTATTCTAGATGTCGGAAAGAACATGGTGATAAAACAAACACATTGTTTTCTCCCTTAATTGAAGCAATACAGAAAGAGGAAGGAAATGCTGAAGTTAAAAGTGTTTTAAGTGAGGGAACTGTTAGATTTAACCAAAACCCATTTATCTGCCAAGCCTTAGCTAGACACTTGTATATTAAGGAGAAAGATTTCAGCCTTGCCCTTGATTGggccaaaaaagcaaaacaaattgccCCTGACAATTCTTTTGTGTCAGATACATTGGGCCAAATTTATAAAACCCAGTTAAAGTTTTGGCTGGatgaaaatacaaaaaggaaTGCTGTAACTGTTGAAGAACTGAAGTTTCTTCTTGATATTTCTATCTGTGCTTCGAAAGCCTTTAAGGAATGCCAGGAACAAAGTGAAAGAAAAGGAACAGAAAGAGTTGATTGCCTGTACCAAAAGTCTAAAAGGAAGTATGACATTTACAATACAGCTGGCTATCTGGGAGAGATTGAGGTCTGTCTATATACAGTTGACATTCTAGAGCTAGTGCCTTGTTTTATCAAAAATGACGAGCTGTCTAAAAAGCAGCTGCTACAGTACCTGTCAGGAAAAGGTGATATTCCAAGATCTACCCAGGACAGAAATGATGAAGAATTTTATGTTGCAATCAGTGATTATAATTACTATTTAAGTAACATAAAATTATGTTTGAAAAAGGCATTTGACTTTTTTGAAGATTACTTTGTTCATTTGAAACTTAGGAACTTTTTAAAGGAAACAATGGAGCTCAATATACGTGGGAAGGTTTTAAAATGTTTCAGGCGATACACAAACCTATTCTGTCCTTCAGATCTAAAGCAGCTGAGAGAGAAATCCACTGAATGTAAGCTGAGCCTGCAGCTACAACTAGAGCAGTATAGGATAGCCCTGGAGGCTGACAAGGCTGACCGGTTTTCTGGGCTGCTGGAATATCTCAACTATGAAAAAGGTGCTGCCAAAATAGAAGACATAGCATATGCATATAGCTTCTTGACTAAGAATCAATGCAGtacaaacaagaaagaaaaattaaattttattttagcaAATATAGTTCTCAGTTGCATTAAACCAAAATCTGAACTCATATGTCCTATTAAAACCCTGAAATTACGCCTCAGAGAAGTCCTTCAGGAAGTAGGTCCAAATTATCAAAATCCAGAGCCTTACTTCCTAGCCTCACTATTGTTCTGGACACATTCACTTAACCAGTTAGATCAGGATttcaaaaacatggaaaaatatgtTACATCAATGAGGAATTCCTTTCGAGGGAAGTATGGATACATGTGCCATTCCAAACAACCTATAGCACATTTCTATCTTGGGAGAAAAGAAGGTTTAGATAAACTTATTCACAAAAGTAAAATAGATCAGTGTTTCAGCCAGAGATCTGTAACTGATCTAAATTCTTTCTGGCTAAATGGAGATGTATGGAAAGAAAAGCAGGTGAGAGTGCTTTTACTTCGTCTAGAAGGCAGAACTGAAAATGATTTTGTCTATATGGAATGTGGTATTGATGAAAGAATAAAGATACCAATACGACCTGTTTACTTAGGGCAGCTAAGAAGTGGCAAAAGCATTGAGAGAGTGTCTTTTTATTTGGGATTTTCTTTTGGGGGCTTAATAGCATATGATATAGAAAGCATTTAG